One Onthophagus taurus isolate NC chromosome 11, IU_Otau_3.0, whole genome shotgun sequence genomic window carries:
- the LOC139432088 gene encoding uncharacterized protein: protein MSEFEERDSGWTLMQILYIELNLNKYNPIRVSNYIDLPSQIKAKHAVINIQNADDACFAWAVTSALHEPNGLPQRTSSYPNYLDCGLDYSNIVFPVKLRDIPVFEKQNKLSINVYGINEYFKDGIMNYDIITMYICRQKEERHINLLLVTNESNEKYICDGCLVFFTSENKLIRHQSDDCSKVRAILPTTNLKINKYGNEEKENILQFENFERQLKIPFVVYAGFEALQKPIADAEATELNDDNSYSVKCFKHEPYAFAYYIKCSYDESLSKFEIYRGRNAAQIFMSKLEHDVLNIYKNYLSQSKEMLPLPPIDRLIHEMPDICHICSHKIKEGNKICDHDHLTGLYRGPCYMALKEEDVDVIAQNKEKYISFSKKIIVGENIDNKGKLRRVHMKLRFVDSFRFMALSLEKLGSFLEDNQCVQIRKYFRNEEQFRLIRQKGVFPYSFVDSFEKLNLSALPDRNSFYNQLCNDSITEENYCRAQTVWNLFNCRTLGEYSDIYLTSDVLLLADVFENFRTISMKYYSLDPCHYFTAPGFGWDALLRMTRVKLELLTDIDMLHFFKNGIRGGLSMCTKRSAKANNKLMMEFDETKDPSYILYLDATNLYGHAMRRKLPTGGFRWL from the exons atgtcaGAATTCGAGGAACGTGATTCAG GATGGACTTTAATGCAAATCCTCTATAtagagttaaatttaaacaaatataatcctATAAGAGTATCTAATTATATCGATTTACCGTCGCAAATAAAAGCAAAGCATGCtgtgataaatatacaaaacgcgGATGATGCATGTTTTGCATGGGCTGTAACATCCGCACTACATGAACCGAACGGTTTACCACAGAGGACATCTTCGTATCCGAATTACCTGGACTGCGGCTTAGactattcaaatattgtttttccagTTAAATTACGTGATATACCTGTATTTGAAAAGCAGAACAAATTATCTATTAATGTATATGGAATAAATGAGTATTTTAAAGACGGtattatgaattatgacataattacaatgtatatatgtcggcaaaaagaagaaagacatataaatttattattggttaCAAATGAAAGTAATGAAAAGTACATTTGCGATGGATGCTTGGTGTTCTTTACgtcagaaaataaacttatccgTCATCAAAGTGACGATTGCAGCAAGGTAAGGGCAATtttaccaacaacaaatttgaaaataaataaatatggaaatgaagaaaaggaaaacaTATTACagttcgaaaattttgaacgacaattaaaaataccgtTTGTGGTGTATGCAGGTTTTGAAGCATTACAGAAACCGATCGCCGATGCGGAAGCAACTGAACTTAACGATGATAATTCATACTCCgtcaaatgtttcaaacacgAACCTTATGCATTtgcatattatataaaatgttcttATGACGAATCATTGTCGAAGTTTGAAATATATCGCGGTCGTAATGCTGCTCAAATTTTCATGAGCAAGTTGGAACATGACGTTttgaatatatacaaaaattatttaagccaATCAAAAGAAATGCTCCCATTACCACCTATAGATAGATTAATACATGAGATGCCGGATATCTGTCACATTTgttcgcacaaaataaaagaaggtaataaaatatgcGATCATGATCACCTAACTGGGTTGTATAGAGGACCATGCT ATATGgcattaaaagaagaagacgtGGATGTTATAGCacagaataaagaaaagtacatatcattttcgaaaaaaattatcgtggGAGAAAACATTGACAACAAGGGAAAGCTAAGGCGGGTTCATATGAAATTGAGATTTGTAGATTCATTTAGGTTTATGGCTTTATCGCTAGAGAAGTTGGGTTCATTTTTGGAAGACAACCAATGCGTTcaaatcagaaaatattttaggaacGAAGAACAGTTTCGACTTATTCGACAGAAAGGAGTTTTTCCGTATTCTTTTGTAGATTCATTCGAAAAGCTGAATCTTTCCGCACTGCCAGATCGAAATAGTTTTTACAATCAATTATGCAACGATAGTATAAccgaagaaaattattgtcgTGCACAAACGGTGTGGAACTTATTTAACTGTCGCACTTTAGGCGAATATAGCGATATTTATTTAACGTCTGACGTTTTACTTTTGGCGGACGTGTTTGAGAATTTCCGAACCATCTCGATGAAGTACTACTCTTTGGATCCATGTCATTACTTCACAGCGCCGGGCTTCGGTTGGGATGCGTTATTACGAATGACACgggtaaaattagaattattaacggacatagacatgttacacttctttaaaaatggtattcgcGGTGGATTAAGTATGTGCACTAAACGCAGTGCGAAggctaacaataaattaatgatggaATTTGATGAAACCAAAGACCCATCTTATATTTTGTATCTCGACGCTACGAATTTGTATGGACACGCAATGAGACGAAAATTACCGACGGGAGGATTTCGATGGCTATGA
- the LOC139432089 gene encoding uncharacterized protein: MLFYFFDEIRYEINGVEIDRNIKPGITSMIKGYISYSDNESKALQSAGWIPKPQNKQPTFITPHFTACIPLNFILEFAEDYKKIIINARQELILLRVRNDDNCYKNSLKNGTKEMKIYLTNVDWRTRHITVNDKHRLQLLNALNKDMPILLPFRKWELFELPSLRPTKKDIWSVKFSTSLERPRYVIIAFQSKTKDDATFDSSDFQHANMNNIKLHLNSSHYPYDNLNLSMIQKRYGNAYNMYTSFRKSYYGGNKIGEQLLDFNQFHDIPLFVIDCSKQLESINSSTVDIKLDLESDVAFNDNISAFCLIIHDTIIQYRPLTGLVQKII; encoded by the coding sequence atgcttttttatttcttcgatGAAATACGATACGAGATAAATGGTGTTGAAATAGATAGAAACATAAAACCAGGAATTACATCAATGATAAAGGGATACATTTCCTATAGCGATAATGAAAGTAAAGCGCTGCAATCAGCAGGATGGATTCCTAAACCGCAAAATAAACAACCAACGTTTATTACTCCTCATTTCACTGCTTGCATACCTTTAAACTTTATCTTAGAATTTGCtgaagattataaaaaaatcattattaatgCTAGACAGGAGCTAATATTATTAAGAGTTCGAAATGATGATAATTgctataaaaatagtttaaaaaatggtacgaaagaaatgaaaatataccTCACCAATGTCGATTGGAGAACACGACATATAACTGTAAATGATAAACATCGTTTACAATTATTAAATGCTCTTAATAAGGATATGCCTATATTGTTACCGTTCCGAAAATGGGAATTGTTTGAATTACCTTCTCTACGTCCTACAAAGAAAGATATTTGGTCTGTAAAATTTAGTACTAGCTTGGAAAGACCTCGATATGTTATAATTGCATTTCAATctaaaacaaaagacgatgcTACTTTTGATTCATCCGATTTTCAGCATGCCAACatgaataatattaaattacacCTAAACTCTTCTCATTATCCATACGATAATTTGAATTTATCCATGATTCAAAAACGTTATGGAAACGCCTACAATATGTATACAAGCTTCAGAAAAAGCTATTATGGGGGAAATAAAATTGGAGAACAACTACtggattttaatcaatttcatgATATACCGCTTTTCGTTATAGATTGCTCCAAACAACTGGAAAGTATAAACTCATCTACAGTTGATATTAAACTAGATTTGGAGAGCGATGTTGcatttaatgataatatttCTGCGTTCTGTCTCATAATTCATGATACTATTATACAGTATAGACCGTTAACAGGTTtagtacaaaaaattatttag